Part of the Spinacia oleracea cultivar Varoflay chromosome 5, BTI_SOV_V1, whole genome shotgun sequence genome, aggaaatggaagcaagagtgaccaaaagggtcaaagatgagacaatacaagagatgaactccaagatggatgccatggtcatggagaaatttatcacatttgctaaagaacttggtgtccaaataccaagccatatgaggatagacgcaaatgttcatagtagttgtcgttccgggggtttagatccatttgccgacattacggtatgataatttgtgtttttcaagtactttgtttctagttaattctattgaacttttctaacatgttacattgtatttgcgttattgttcaaaataaataataaggaacctgtcccgtgccatctatacctgaacataggctcggagaaagtctttgttgcctatggtaccatatgtccagagttgctccttgatcaccacaacgacgtcacgtccgataacgtgaaagtgagcgttgatgattttgagcccgcgtacaaagaagctcccgtccccgtgccttctcaatatattaagaaacttgctcaagctcatggtaccttcactcagtggccaaaacatttggtgtcgcttacgaatgaggaggtaactaacatatgcatgataatttgaagtagaactattataccatgtatgctcactaatatgtatatcgttatttgaaaatcatacctcaggtaaacaagcctacaagtaaagagcctaaagggaaagggaacaaagggaaagagatagtggttgggggaagtggaacaaaagcgtccaacactaaatcaaaaacctatttccttgaaaattataaagtgcaaaatttgagtggtaagtgcaatgtgatgaaaactatgatgttgggattaaaagaaggggagcacgttaaggtacattgcactaaaaggacattcaatatggaaaaggactttgaaattagtgtcaccgttgaagacaccgatcaacttctctcgggagcatggctcaatatatcaataatacaagtttttgctacgtgagttacctaaattcatattttgcccctaaatttgatttttatgattgtcttaacgttcttacactctatattatagggctttgagtgagttgtgttttcacgatgattgtcaccccaatagtattggattcatgtgcccggagatgatctcggccaccatgttaaagtccgatgcagatcgaattctattgtacatcacgaggtccatgagtgcacttagttctaagacattcatcttatgtccatactacgaaaagtatgaaaattactttgaacttcgtttttaattgattgttataaatttaacttttttttttctaactacatacgtttattgtttgtatgtaggagtcactggatgcttttagttctttgcttgtctaaacgtgaggtctacatatttgattctcaacagaagaagagaaatttgatgattaaggagccactaaacaagtaagtaaagtatgcatatgaaaatgccatttttgccaaaatttttgccttaggttctttagttcaaagttgggttcgaaaacatcatttttgcctaaaaatgacctaggacgacccaaatagccttaaatgtgaaataatagattgtaaagggacttagaaagttataactatgcatatgagacgtgtaataagtttgaaaacattccttaggttctttggttcaaagttgggttcgaaaacatcatttttgcctaaaaatgacctaggacgacccaaatagccttaaatgtgaaataatagattgtaaagggacttagaaagttataactatgcatatgagacgtgtaataagtttgaaaacattccttaggttctttggttcaaagttgggttcgaaaacatcatttttgcctaaaaatgacctaggacgacccaaatagccttaaatgtgaaataatagattgtaaagggccttagaaagttataactatgcatatgagacgtgtaataagtttgaaaacattccttaggttctttggttcaaagttgggttcgaaaacatcatttttgcctaaaaatgacctaggacgacccaattagccttaaatgtgaaataatagattgtaaagggacttagaaagttataactatgcatatgagacgtgtaataagtttgaaaacattccttaggttctttggttcaaagttgggttcgaaaacatcatttttgcctaaaaatgacctaggacgacccaaatagccttaaatgtgaaataatagattgtaaagggccttagaaagttataactatgcatatgagacgtgtaataagtttgaaaacattccttaggttctttggttcaaagttgggttcgaaaacatcatttttgcctaaaaatgacctagaacgacccaattagccttaaatgtgactactacgtatataattgtatttacatgtgtaaataaagtatataattgcacttacatgtaaaatattctttgcatttacatgtgtaaacaaagtatatataattgcatattttatcgaatgtgtagtgcttttcggagttacaagagactaggtggacaatctaagggaactaaattaacatggattccagcacaggtatatatatatataattagtttattatttacctaagaaataagtttttcaaaattataacatacaatgtgatagaaattttacttgtgttatttattttaatgcatttagtgtgctcaacaaccgggatcactagattgtggctactacgtcatgcgttttatgtacgacataataatgaatcatggtaatagtcaagatcttactaaggtatgttctcataaactacgtactttatataataaattgaagtacacaaaactattatattgatcaatcgttgataaattgaattatttacacttttttaggatttttcaagaacattgccctattcaccggaggagattaatgaggtgaaagatttttgggcagattacttcatgaacaatgtcgaatttttagcttaatttgtaatatgaacttgatctctagctagctacgtacctttgttgtaataattttatgtttgttgtaacatgttggttgatcgatctatgacgaatttaattgccttttattgggaacgttaattacgttgtaaactttagtgacaggtattaattataaatgtattcccggtattgggaatgaagcgtctaatttcaaagacgatcatgtcggaatttccaactaaaatattaaaaaacgaatatttttttaaaaaaaataagtcatttgcaacgcacgttagctcaatgtgcgaggcaaatgacttaattttttggcgctaaaattgtcatttgcaacgcacatttagctaatgtgcgttgcaaatgacttttcagcaccatgcctaaaaagctatttgcgtcgcacatttagctaatgtgcgacgcaaataacttttcaggcatggtgctgaaaagtcatttgcaacgcacattagctaaatgtgcgttgcaaatgaaccttatttgcgtcgcacatttagctaatgtgcgttgcaaatgacttttcagcaccatgcctgaaaagttatttgcgtcgcacattagctaaatgtgcgacgcaaataaggttcatttgcgtcgcacaaatgtgcgacgcaaatgacttttagtcatttgcgtcgagagcttttgccacgcacgatgtgcgacgcaaatgtgcttaaaagtgcgatgcaaatgaccctttttccactagtgcgaCACGGGCATTTTTTTTATGTGTTGTGGGTCGGATTTTTTCAACACAACCCATTTCGACCCACCCAACCCAACCAAACATACGAACCGAACCCACCCAACACACGAACCCAACCCACCAAACTCATCCTAATTTGAACAAATTTGTatgtttaaaatgctaataagttCTAGTTTTATTGTGTAAATGTATATTAACCACATTTATGTGAGTATGTTTGTAACACAAAtttcaaatctgcaaaaataataaactcaaaataatgtgaacaaaatatattttattaatttgtgtaattttgggtacaatctctaaCATTTTCTCCTATGATTCGATctcaaattttaatttgagttgGTTCACGGACTTGTTTAATGTGGTTCGAGGACTAATTTGATTTGGTTCTTGAATGAGGGTCTTCGGGCTTGATCTCGTTCAAGGATGTTGATGTAAAATAGATCGGCACGTCAGTTTTGTatgcttgttgttcttcttccatcGGGATGGTTTGATGTCGATTTGGTGTTACTCACGAACGGATTTGATCTTCTTGAGTAAGGGCCTCCGGGCTTGATCTCGTCCAATATTGATCTTCTAGAATGGAACGACACGTCGATTTGAATTCTTCGTGTTCTTCTTTTATGGAGAGAGTTTTATATGACTTACTGGCAGGGAGAGATTTGATAGTTGGGTAGGCTTTGTCTAATTTCCTAGGTCCTCAATACAATGCATAGCTACTATCTCCAATGTCTTTTTCTTCCCGAATCATCTTTTAGAAGTATTAATAGTAGTGTGACCAAGTTTTTGTGGGGGAAAGGGTCGGATCAAAGGGGCATCCATCTTCTTAGTTGAGATGTCATTTCTAGTACCAAAGAAGAAGGGGGTTTGGGAATTCGTTGTCTTAAATCCTTAAATAGAGCGTATATTCTCCTAGGGATCTTATTATTGGCCCGTTAACTGTTGGGGAGGATAATCTTCTTGTTGGGAATGTGTTGAACAATGGAAGTTGACCGGGATTTCTCTTCCATTTCTTTTGAGCTTCCTCGGGTTGTTGTCAACAAGTGTTATGTTGTCCCTTTGTCTAGCCAACTGGTTCACTTCGAAGATTTAATGTTTTCTAACCTTACTTTAAATGGGAGATTTGATTATTAAAAGGTTTTGAAAATATACAAGAAAAATGATCCTCCACAACCCATCTCTTGGAGTTggatttggaaatgtgattcaaTTCTGAAAATTAGATTTTTTATTTGGCTAGCTTTCCAAGATATACTCCCCCCCGCAAAATCACTCTTTTTGTGAGAAATATGCATGGCTTCTTCCGATGTTTGTATTAGCTTTCAAGCTAGGTGCCTCGGAAACCACCATTCATGTGTTGAGGGACTGCCCTCGTGCTAAAGAAGTGTGTGACCACACCTTTCTTTTCTGTTCCATTACAACAATGGCTTCATGCCAATTTGACCCACATTCTGCCGAGCCAACAACAAATCTCCCTCTCTTGGAAGACTTTATTCCTTCTCTCCTTTGGTCCATTTGGAAGATACCTAATAACCTTATCTTCAATCAATTCCAAACTACTATAAAAAAA contains:
- the LOC130460867 gene encoding ubiquitin-like-specific protease 1: MKTMMLGLKEGEHVKVHCTKRTFNMEKDFEISVTVEDTDQLLSGAWLNISIIQVFATALSELCFHDDCHPNSIGFMCPEMISATMLKSDADRILLYITRSMSALSSKTFILCPYYEKSHWMLLVLCLSKREVYIFDSQQKKRNLMIKEPLNNAFRSYKRLGGQSKGTKLTWIPAQCAQQPGSLDCGYYVMRFMYDIIMNHGNSQDLTKDFSRTLPYSPEEINEVKDFWADYFMNNVEFLA